From the genome of Methanomicrobia archaeon, one region includes:
- a CDS encoding tungsten ABC transporter substrate-binding protein gives MKRRTLLAVVALLAIGATVIFSGCVTEEEPAAQPLILSTTTSLYDTGLLDHLKPVFDEQYNADLRIVYAGTGKALEYGMRGDVDVLAVHDRAREDQFIADGYGVNRRGFAYNYFVIVGPESDPAGIQGMTPEDAFKTIREKGMANPDDIKFVSRGDASGTHAKEQVVWKSAGFEYGDIRNSTEGWYVEAGSGMGPTLVMASEKFAYTLSDIGTFLAFQGDIQLVPLVDQGEILLNVYGVMAVNPEHHPHVNSTMATHFINFLISDETQQMIGEFGVAEYGRPLFYPLSDGNCPDEVLCGCPTLEDCFEPVAYAAN, from the coding sequence ATGAAAAGAAGAACCTTATTGGCAGTAGTAGCTCTACTGGCAATCGGAGCGACCGTGATCTTCAGCGGCTGTGTTACCGAAGAAGAGCCCGCTGCCCAGCCGTTGATCCTTTCAACCACGACGAGCCTTTATGACACCGGGCTGCTCGATCATTTGAAGCCGGTCTTCGATGAGCAATACAATGCGGATCTACGCATCGTCTATGCGGGAACGGGAAAAGCATTAGAATACGGAATGCGCGGTGATGTTGATGTGCTCGCGGTCCATGATCGAGCACGGGAAGATCAGTTCATCGCGGATGGCTATGGGGTCAATCGTCGAGGGTTCGCGTACAACTACTTTGTCATTGTGGGTCCTGAGAGCGATCCTGCGGGGATCCAGGGGATGACGCCTGAAGATGCATTTAAGACTATCAGGGAGAAAGGCATGGCCAATCCGGATGATATAAAATTCGTCTCCCGCGGTGACGCTTCAGGCACGCATGCGAAGGAGCAAGTGGTCTGGAAGAGCGCGGGCTTCGAGTACGGAGATATCAGGAACTCCACCGAAGGCTGGTATGTGGAAGCAGGCAGCGGCATGGGCCCCACACTGGTGATGGCGAGCGAGAAATTCGCGTATACCTTATCAGACATTGGCACGTTCCTCGCCTTTCAGGGTGATATCCAGCTCGTTCCGCTCGTCGACCAGGGGGAGATTCTGCTCAATGTCTATGGCGTGATGGCCGTCAATCCCGAACATCACCCTCATGTCAATAGCACGATGGCGACCCACTTCATCAACTTCCTGATCTCGGACGAGACGCAGCAGATGATCGGTGAATTCGGCGTCGCTGAGTATGGACGGCCGCTCTTCTACCCCCTGAGCGATGGCAATTGCCCCGACGAGGTGCTTTGTGGCTGCCCGACCCTGGAAGATTGCTTTGAACCTGTAGCGTATGCGGCAAACTAA
- a CDS encoding ArsR family transcriptional regulator, whose product MAKKPLEEALLEDAFVVTHPLRYRIVELLAETPMHINALSRALGVERRLIAYHLTTLEERGFVKSKYELFVLLKQKGTALRVYKVTDKVAEVKMSLKKAL is encoded by the coding sequence ATGGCAAAGAAGCCGTTAGAAGAAGCGCTTCTGGAAGACGCTTTCGTCGTCACCCATCCGTTGAGGTACCGGATCGTTGAGCTGCTTGCGGAAACGCCGATGCATATCAACGCGCTGAGCAGGGCGTTAGGTGTGGAGCGACGGCTCATCGCGTATCATCTCACGACGCTGGAAGAGCGCGGATTCGTAAAGAGCAAGTACGAACTCTTCGTGCTGCTCAAGCAGAAAGGAACGGCTCTGAGGGTATATAAGGTCACCGATAAGGTCGCGGAAGTGAAAATGAGCCTGAAAAAGGCGCTTTGA
- a CDS encoding ABC transporter permease subunit: MNELVEGLITAIKLIITLNPEVVDITLRTLRISLSALVIGTFLFIPVGSLIHFHEFWGKRSLINIIQTLYALPTVVVGLFVFLLLSRSGPLGVLGLLFTPTGMVIGQILLIAPIMTGLTISALSGVGRSIRETIISLGATESQAIIANIKEARFAILAAVITGFGRVISEVGAAMMIGGNIRGYTRVLTTTIALETSMGNIELSLALGIILLSLALIINVGLNWIQQGRSRAT; encoded by the coding sequence ATGAACGAGTTGGTTGAGGGCTTAATCACCGCGATCAAGCTCATCATTACGCTCAACCCGGAAGTGGTCGATATCACGCTCCGGACGCTACGAATTTCGTTGAGCGCGCTGGTCATTGGAACATTCCTCTTCATACCGGTGGGAAGCTTGATCCATTTCCACGAGTTCTGGGGGAAGCGCAGCTTAATAAATATTATCCAAACGCTTTATGCACTCCCCACCGTGGTGGTCGGACTTTTCGTCTTCTTATTACTCTCGCGATCCGGCCCCCTCGGCGTTCTGGGGCTCCTCTTCACCCCCACCGGTATGGTCATCGGGCAGATCCTCTTGATCGCCCCGATTATGACAGGATTAACCATCTCAGCCCTGAGCGGCGTAGGAAGAAGCATTAGAGAGACCATTATCTCACTTGGCGCCACGGAATCGCAGGCGATCATCGCGAATATAAAGGAAGCGCGATTCGCCATCCTAGCCGCCGTAATTACGGGTTTCGGCCGTGTCATCTCAGAGGTGGGAGCCGCGATGATGATCGGTGGTAATATTCGGGGCTACACGCGGGTGCTGACCACAACGATCGCGCTCGAAACCTCGATGGGCAATATCGAGCTCTCCCTCGCACTGGGTATTATCCTCCTCTCGCTCGCCCTCATTATCAATGTTGGGTTGAACTGGATACAACAGGGGAGGTCACGGGCCACATAG
- the lysS gene encoding lysine--tRNA ligase — protein MHWSEAIARDIVAKRNVKQHVVATGITPSGDIHVGNLREIIVADAVHTALVDLGVDAQLIYVADTFDPLRRRYPFLPQEYEAHVGKPLSEIPDPYGCHPSYADHFLQPFLDSLAILEIELAVFRADELYKSGRYVAMIKAALAQKDALARIITEVSGRDLPADWSPFNPLCDRCGRINAAKVTGYDGEQGVVYYACACGNTGVASLTGGGKLAWRVDWAARWQILGVTVEPFGKDHASPGGSFDTGKRISEELYNYPAPYPIPFEHILLKLDAAGEKARVTAMSSSRGTNIPVHQMLEAVPPEILKYVIARVWPDKHIEFNPGLPLLNLVDAYEREVGGIGRGVAAAIPLRHLITLVQIARGEFSTLLEVIKRSGYEIPEANEAELADIRQKAQYVENWLRIYAPEQVKFEVQTALPVEAIKQLSETQKSALVLFAQALQGEKNLSAEEWHNTFYEVAARVNAEVKEVFKAVYIALLGKPSGPRAGWLLASFEADFLRKRLEAAGQLSA, from the coding sequence ATGCACTGGTCAGAAGCGATCGCTCGCGATATCGTGGCGAAGCGGAACGTGAAGCAGCATGTGGTGGCCACGGGCATTACACCTTCCGGTGATATCCACGTGGGGAATCTGCGTGAGATCATCGTGGCGGACGCCGTGCACACCGCGCTCGTGGATCTGGGTGTCGATGCGCAGCTCATTTACGTTGCGGACACCTTCGATCCGTTGCGGCGGCGCTACCCGTTCCTTCCGCAGGAGTATGAAGCGCACGTGGGCAAGCCCTTATCCGAGATCCCTGATCCGTACGGCTGCCACCCTTCTTACGCTGACCATTTCCTCCAGCCGTTCCTCGACTCGCTCGCGATCCTGGAGATCGAGCTGGCGGTCTTCCGTGCTGATGAGCTTTACAAGTCAGGACGGTACGTGGCGATGATAAAGGCTGCGCTGGCGCAGAAGGATGCATTGGCACGGATCATCACCGAGGTTTCCGGTCGCGACCTGCCGGCTGACTGGTCGCCGTTCAACCCGCTCTGTGATCGCTGCGGGAGGATTAATGCTGCGAAGGTAACCGGCTACGACGGTGAGCAGGGGGTTGTGTATTACGCGTGTGCATGCGGGAACACCGGTGTTGCTTCGTTAACGGGCGGCGGTAAATTAGCGTGGCGCGTGGATTGGGCAGCGCGCTGGCAGATCCTCGGGGTGACCGTGGAGCCCTTTGGCAAGGATCACGCATCGCCTGGCGGGTCGTTCGACACGGGAAAGCGCATCTCAGAAGAGCTGTATAACTATCCCGCGCCGTATCCGATCCCCTTTGAGCACATCCTTCTGAAGCTCGATGCCGCGGGCGAGAAGGCGCGGGTGACCGCGATGTCTTCTTCGCGCGGGACGAACATTCCGGTGCATCAAATGCTGGAGGCCGTGCCACCCGAGATCCTGAAGTACGTCATCGCCCGGGTCTGGCCGGACAAGCATATCGAATTCAACCCGGGATTGCCGCTGCTCAATCTCGTGGACGCCTACGAGCGTGAGGTGGGGGGCATCGGGCGCGGTGTCGCGGCAGCGATCCCGCTCAGGCATCTCATCACGCTCGTACAGATCGCGCGCGGCGAGTTCAGCACGCTGCTTGAGGTGATCAAGCGGAGCGGGTATGAGATCCCTGAAGCGAACGAAGCGGAGCTTGCGGATATACGCCAGAAGGCGCAGTACGTCGAGAATTGGCTGCGCATCTATGCGCCCGAGCAGGTGAAGTTCGAGGTGCAGACGGCATTACCGGTCGAAGCAATAAAGCAGCTCTCAGAAACGCAGAAAAGCGCGCTGGTGCTCTTTGCCCAGGCCTTACAGGGCGAGAAGAACCTGAGCGCAGAGGAGTGGCACAACACCTTCTACGAGGTCGCCGCGCGGGTCAACGCGGAGGTAAAGGAAGTCTTCAAGGCGGTCTATATCGCGCTGCTGGGGAAACCCTCCGGGCCGCGTGCGGGCTGGCTGCTGGCCTCGTTCGAGGCGGACTTCTTACGGAAGCGGCTCGAGGCGGCGGGGCAACTCTCAGCGTAA
- a CDS encoding CopG family ribbon-helix-helix protein, with product MTIISVSMDDELLAELVKLQEELGFSGRSEVLRVGAQMLIADCKDKERLEGRLNAVLLLIHAQHVEDAVTAIKHEFEDIIHTQIHNHLREDKCLEVFILEGDAVRVKEMILKFRTTGKMEYVKLVLA from the coding sequence ATGACGATCATCAGCGTCTCGATGGATGATGAACTTCTTGCGGAGCTGGTCAAGCTGCAGGAAGAGCTCGGGTTCTCCGGGCGGTCGGAAGTGCTGCGAGTCGGCGCGCAGATGCTCATCGCCGACTGTAAGGATAAAGAGCGGCTGGAAGGGCGGCTGAACGCCGTGCTCCTGCTCATACATGCACAGCACGTCGAGGATGCCGTGACCGCGATCAAGCATGAGTTCGAGGATATCATCCACACGCAGATCCACAACCATCTGCGGGAGGACAAGTGCCTTGAGGTCTTCATTCTGGAGGGCGACGCTGTGCGCGTGAAGGAAATGATACTGAAATTCCGGACTACGGGGAAGATGGAGTACGTGAAGTTAGTGCTGGCCTAA
- a CDS encoding class I SAM-dependent methyltransferase family protein yields the protein MDPERLLCVKAAKRAGEDIRQALLARGLLRTDAKIISDEQFIYLPLSRPLPEVELRELKIRELTARDFIIIETRKRIEDLLGFKPAFEVVGDIAVLTEEVDPLKERAVADAIMALHQNIKVVAKRVSAVEGVFRTRRLEHIAGEHRTETLHRENACRFMLDLETVYFNPRLAGERQRVASQAAHFGTPENVIDMFAGVGPFAIQIAKRAPQSHITAIDINPEAIRYLRKNRELNQVHNVEAIVGDVRMLQTYCKNTADRIIMNLPKSAYLFLREAVSMLKLEGGIIHFYALESAYSAEEAQKREALDRAIEQAKERLVTSVKGLDAEFTRYSVHIREARKVKAYAPYAYIVGFDVEMKDDAFVPRQSTS from the coding sequence ATCTCCGATGAACAGTTCATTTACCTCCCGCTTTCACGGCCGTTACCCGAGGTCGAACTGCGCGAACTCAAGATCAGAGAACTGACCGCACGCGATTTCATCATCATCGAAACTCGAAAGCGCATAGAAGACCTGCTCGGTTTTAAGCCTGCGTTTGAGGTCGTTGGTGATATCGCCGTTCTCACCGAAGAAGTAGACCCGTTGAAAGAACGGGCAGTGGCTGACGCGATCATGGCGCTCCACCAGAACATCAAGGTGGTCGCCAAACGCGTTTCCGCGGTCGAAGGCGTTTTCCGGACCCGCCGGTTAGAACATATCGCGGGCGAGCACCGCACGGAGACGCTCCACCGCGAGAACGCGTGCAGGTTCATGCTCGATCTCGAGACGGTCTATTTCAATCCGCGACTGGCTGGCGAGCGGCAGCGAGTTGCGTCTCAGGCGGCTCACTTCGGCACACCTGAGAACGTTATTGATATGTTCGCCGGGGTCGGACCGTTCGCCATACAGATCGCGAAACGCGCACCGCAGAGCCACATCACGGCGATCGACATCAATCCCGAAGCGATACGATATCTCCGGAAAAACAGGGAACTGAATCAGGTACACAACGTTGAGGCCATTGTAGGGGACGTTCGAATGCTGCAGACGTACTGCAAGAACACCGCCGACCGGATCATCATGAACCTCCCGAAGAGTGCATATCTCTTCCTCCGCGAAGCGGTGAGCATGCTCAAGCTCGAAGGCGGAATTATCCATTTCTACGCGCTGGAATCCGCATATTCCGCGGAAGAAGCGCAGAAGCGTGAAGCACTTGACCGGGCGATTGAGCAGGCGAAAGAACGTTTGGTGACCTCGGTCAAGGGATTAGACGCGGAGTTCACGCGCTATTCCGTGCATATACGAGAAGCGCGTAAGGTGAAGGCCTACGCGCCCTACGCCTATATCGTGGGCTTTGATGTAGAAATGAAAGATGATGCGTTCGTCCCTCGTCAAAGCACCAGCTAA